In one window of Apis mellifera strain DH4 linkage group LG12, Amel_HAv3.1, whole genome shotgun sequence DNA:
- the LOC102654211 gene encoding acyl-CoA Delta(11) desaturase → MYTTTVTTRHSEEKKEENRTVEEDVEPVPLAGKRSPARLRIIWRNVIGIIVLHFLAVYGFVNGYRDAKLWTWIWNIAYGVVAGFGITAGAHRLWAHKSYSAKTPLRIFLAYLYCMAGQTHFYKWIRDHRTHHRYTETRADPHDATRGFFFSHIGWLMVKRDPAVKEYGSKIDMSDIAADPVIKFFDKYYEVIMLTLCFAMPILVPILAWDETWFISFHAGLIRYVWSLHATFIVNSFAHMWGNRPYNRRVKPTENPTVSFFALGEGWHNYHHSFPWDYKAAELGAYGLNPTTGFIELMALVGLAYDLKTPREELVDRTSARKGDGTSSLWGRRRRC, encoded by the exons ATGTACACTACGACGGTGACTACTCGACACtcggaggagaagaaggaggagaatcgGACGGTGGAGGAGGACGTGGAACCAGTTCCACTAGCCGGGAAACGAAGCCCGGCCAGGTTACGGATAATATGGCGAAATGTGATTGGTATCATTGTGCTTCATTTCCTCGCCGTTTACGGTTTCGTGAACGGTTATCGAGATGCCAAGCTGTGGACATGGATTTGGA ATATCGCGTACGGTGTTGTTGCCGGCTTCGGGATAACAGCGGGGGCTCATCGACTGTGGGCGCATAAAAGTTATTCCGCCAAGACTCCTTTGCGGATCTTTTTGGCTTATTTGTATTGCATGGCTGGACAG ACGCACTTTTACAAATGGATACGGGACCACAGGACGCACCACAGATACACGGAAACGCGCGCTGATCCACACGACGCGACTCGTGGATTCTTCTTCTCCCACATCGGCTGGCTGATGGTTAAACGGGACCCGGCAGTGAAGGAGTACGGTAGTAAAATCGACATGAGCGACATCGCGGCCGATCCCGTGATAAAATTCTTCGACAA ATATTACGAGGTCATTATGCTCACGTTGTGCTTCGCGATGCCGATATTGGTGCCGATCCTCGCATGGGACGAGACGTGGTTCATAAGCTTTCACGCGGGCCTCATTCGCTACGTGTGGTCGTTGCACGCGACTTTTATCGTGAACAGTTTCGCCCATATGTGGGGAAATCGACCGTACAACAG GAGGGTGAAACCGACGGAGAACCCGACCGTGTCTTTCTTCGCACTGGGTGAAGGTTGGCACAATTATCATCACTCGTTCCCGTGGGATTACAAGGCTGCCGAACTGGGCGCGTACGGCCTGAACCCGACCACCGGTTTCATAGAGTTGATGGCGCTTGTGGGGCTGGCATACGATTTGAAAACGCCTAGGGAGGAGCTGGTCGATCGTACGAGCGCGAGGAAGGGTGACGGAACCAGCAGCCTATGGGGACGACGTCGGAGATGTTGA